tatctatctatctatctatctatctatctatctatctatctatctatctatctatctatctatctataataaGCCTGTATTAGACATACATTTGGTAAAGCTTACTTTGTTTTGTTCCTTTTTGGTTTTTGTGGAGACTCAGAAGTGATTATTTAAATCAAGTGTAATTTTCTCAACATGAAGACAGTTTTCTGCCAATGTTAGAacatttatttaagtttttACTGTTAATCTTTTAACATATACTAATTAATATActagtatatatacatatatatactagTTAATTTGGTAACCAATATTTAATGTTAAAGAGACACACTATAAATTTGAAACCAAGTTTTCAAGTGCTTTAATGACTTTAAAAATGCAACACCAATTTGAATTAACACCTCTGCTAGTCACAATAGAAACCATTTTAGCCctgtcagatttttttttgttgcaaggCTTTTGTATTGATTTGTATTTAATAGTGTTAGTGTTACTTTGTTCGCTGCTGTATAACTTACCATTGAAGCGTATTTTGATCGTGCATCTTTTTTGCCAGGAAAGCTGcctaaggggaaaaaaaacacagtcggAAACATCGCACCAATTTTTGTGTTGTGGGAGATAGGAGGTCTCAGGGACATTACCTGTGCCTGATTCCACATTTTATCCACCACTTGGTCCAAAGAGGTGATGTTTGCTTTGTCCAGCTTGTTTAGAGGAAGGCTGAGAAGCAAAGGCCCTGATATTTTCTGCACCAGCTCTGAGGGAACCACGTCTTGGAGCAGCTACAAGGGAAACCTtcgattatttctaaaattaTGTTCACAGTGTTTATAAATGGtataacatataaaaacaaataatcctTTATTTGATACAGATATCTTAATCAATAAAGTTAGCTTCTCTCTCCTTACTCACCCCTTGCAGCATGGCCATCAGCTGCCCCTTCCTCATCCGCTTAGAGATGTTCTTCAGGCCCTCTGTATCATTCAGGATCTCCTTGACATGCTTGAGCACACAGCTTGGCAAACCTTCTGCAACTGACTGAAGGGCTATCAGGTCCTTACCGGACACCGTTTTACACTAAGGGAAAGCAGAATGAGATAAGGATGGAGCAAGTGAGAGCATGTGAGAGATAAGCTCCCAGCAGCCATGTAGGCTCACCTCCTTGCCCAGCAGTTTCTGGACCAGGGTGCGTGGCTGGCCTCGTTTCCATGGGACGGTGTAGTTTTGGACAAATTCCTTGAGAACTTTGTCAGGGATCTCAGACAGTTGTTTGGACGACAGCAAGTTAACGCTGCTACCCAGCCTGAGTAATGCTTCAGGGCTGCTGGCATTTGACATCACAGACTTGACAAGAGCTTTCTTCAGCTTGAGtcaggagaggaaaaaaaaaagaccaacgGATTACTGAGAATCATGAAATTTCGTTACTTCTGTCTTGGCTGAGGGGGACATGGGTGAAAGTTTGGGTAAGTAATACCTGTGTGATTTTGGGGTTGCTGCCATCATCGCAGTTGTTAAGCTCAGAGAGGAGTTTCCGGCTGAGGTCAGGAGTCAAGTCTAGAGCAGCGGAATAATGACAGGCCAGTATGCCGAGCCTGACGAGGTTCAAAGACAAAAATGTAGTGATAATTCCAACCTTGAAATTTAATAAGCTCTCTATAGTATAATGCCAAGTACCATCATTTGTATacagaattattattataatgagtttatttttctttctcttataATGAGTGAGTGTCTGTAATAATACTCTCTCTCTTATATATTACTAAGACCTTATTTTACCTTATAAAACCCCAAAGCTACCCCAAAGATCACACATTCAGGGTAAACAGTGTTTTTTATGTATTCAGTTTATATTTTATCAttgttttttactgtaaagcaaTTTGAAACTgttttgaaaggtgctatataaataaagttattattattatgcactAATAATGTACACATTCATGCACTAATACACACTTGTCCACATTCTCAGCAAACATCTTTCCAACGaagcactcttgaaattttttGAAAAACTTCTCGCCCAGGCTGGGTTTCATGTCAGTGGTCATACTCGTGGTGGATTTGAACATGGCTGAGCGGAAGTATTCACACAGCTAGAAGAGAAAGTGAAGGAAACAAACCCAATAGAGCAACAAATTAAAATCTTGTCATTTGCTATTCCCAGTTTCATTTGCTCTTCATCCTTCTTTGCAGACCCCCTTACCTGTTCTTTGGGAGAAGAATCAACATCTCTTGGTGCTAAATGGGAGACGTATGGTCCCATCATGTTCAATGCATCCAAGTTCAGCCATTCCAGTTTTCCTGGTTTGCAGCACTGCATCGGCACTACATAGTAAATGAGGCTGTTACAAGTCACATTCATGCTTAACAGAAAAGTGACGTCAGGAAAAAGGCAGGAAGCAAGACTTCACAACGATCCATAAAGGATTTATGGGTAAAATGTGGGTGTTTGCTGTACCAATAATTGTCGCCAGTGCTGGAGACTTTCACCTGCCTGTAACACTTGATGTGGTCTTTGATTTGCATGATTTCCTGGATCCAAGTCCCATCTAAACAAATACATTTGCAAACTGCgtgccacaaacacacataacagaCTAAGTCGGACTAAGCGTTTCTCCAACACAAACAATCCCCCACTGTACTTGCTTTGCTCTCATCACACCTTTTTTCTTGCCTGCTTTGTTTAATGATGCAATTTTCCACTGGCTTTGTATTACTGGCATGTAAAAGGCTTGTTTACCTCccactcttcctctctgtctctgttattTTTATCTGGTTTACTTTATTTCAGCTGCTTCAGtcaccttttttctctttttaactgcAGCCTCTTCATCTCTCGAGTGCTTGTGTTTCCCCTTTGCGTTGTCACTTCGACTTTAGAAGGGGTACTGAAGGTCTTCCCTTCTATCTTTACCACTTTGTGCTCCCTATCTTTTCTAGCTTCTGGGCTTTCATCTTACTGTTTAACATAAGAATATTAATGTATCCGTTTTTGTTATGAATAGTTATACTGTAGTATTTCTGACTAGATTTCATTgtagaaagtgtttttttgacATGATGGGCTTAACTTATTTCTTACTTGATTTGGAGTCAGAAGGTGGGGTCATTGTACAGTTGAAGTAATTCTGGGTGATCTGCTCTTTTCCCCATTTTACCACTTCAGTCCTTTGGTCTTTAGACATGTCACTATACACCTCCCTCAGCATCGCCATCCTGGAAATGACCACCAattttacaattttaaaaaaagctgCTGAGATACAGTGGACCAAGTAATTGAATAAAAGCACACTCACATCTTTTTCAAGTGTTCGCGCATTCCTACATTGGTAGGAAAGTTCATTTCTCTTAAAGGCATACCCTGCAGCGCAGGTTTGGAAGcccacagcagtgtgtcatAGTCATCTAAGGTCATGTTGTTTCCACTCTGTGAGGTTAAAGTTGCCCAGGACAGAGGGGCCACAAATGCTTGCATGTAACATGCAGATGCTACCTGAGGGAATGAGAGAGATGGCAGGAATCATGAGACTGCCAGAGAGTTGCATTGGTTTATGatcatgttttcttttcttaagaTCTTGGCATTAGTGGGGAGTACTGACAGAGGAGTTCCTCATCAGCTTGATCATGGTTGGAAGATTGCTGAAATTACACATCTCGTTTGTCTAAAAAAGATatagagagaaaagagacaacTAATGCATGCTGGCTAACACAGGTACAACTAAGACAACTGATGAAATCTAATGTGGTTTTAgtgattgagtgtgtgtgtgttggtgtgtgtgtgagagagacgtgtgtgtgtgtgacgtgtgtgtgtgtgtgtgtgtgtgtgtgttcacaccaTTTTATTGACTTGTGGGTTTTTGTTGGCTCCATCAGGAAAGACTGACTGCATGACATTGACAAATGTAGATAGGAGGGTGTCGGGTTGCTTAGAGTTTCTGTATGCCATAGGCAAGTCACTGAGAGAGAAACAAGAGATTTTGGTGACTagaaatagttttaaaaattaGATGTTAATTCATTTCATCCTTTATTCATCCTGTAGGGACCCTTTGCCACTCAAAAAACGTCCACTACGATTGCTGGGTGGTTTAATTGAACTATTTAAGACGCGTGCACTATGTGATCCAATGTCAAACATCGCCAAGCATTTATTTACACTTAGGCAGTTCCAATACATAGAGTCCATTTACATGTGTAAACatcaagacacaaacacattaattCCACTTTTCTTCTCATACGGTCTCGCATGGTCAAAAACTGTTTGCTCCCTTCTCCTGCCACACCTGTGCCCAATTGGACATTGATTAAATCACCTCTGTCCCAGCCAAATGGACAGCGCCCTGGCTACCCCTAGTGACGGGAGatttaacataaaaataatCCCAAATGGCTCTCACAATCCAGTAAAATTCCATTTTCGCCTTTTTCAGCAACACTTacaatacaataggctacatatcttttttttattggctctttaagaaaattaaccaaacacacaacagggacccacacagacacaccgaaTTACCTGTTATTGAAGATAGTTTTCAGCTGCATCAACATAGGCGCCGGGTATCCTATAACATAGCAACCCTCCATATTTACATGTTGAACAGGTCAAACACATCAGTACTTTGCCATGTATTTGTTGTGACTCACGTTACATAGGGTACTCATGATGCGCGAAAACATTCTCTCACATTCATACACTAAGGACTGTGATTAGGCAAAcacagtcttttgctctctctcccACAAATTCATTTGATAAAAAAAGTGCATTGAGAGTTCCCTCACCCTTCATTAGGCACTTCCTCATCTGATGgaaaaaagacagacaaaacATCATCAGATGTTTAAGGTAAGATATTTAactgtttaaaaacaaaattagtTGCAAAATTACTAAAACTGCTAACAATGTCAAACATGATATGGTCACCCAAAGGTGACAGTCATGGTGTAGAATAGACTGATGGAAACCGCTACTGACATAGAGCTGTGATGTTCTGTAAAAGCGTAGGACACAGTGGGTGTTCATGGAGATGAAACAAGATGAAGGTACCGATGTGCAAGTAGGTCATAGTACACAATTATTTTACTCTCTGTGACAGAATGGAATTCACCTTTTTTTGTTAAACTTGattattttacaaataaaaagatgtttataaaTTTAGatagttaatactttgtcaATGGTTAATCATTGTTTTGTAAACCATCTATAGACATTATTGGGATgctattataaagttgcaagTAACGCTTATAATAATTAGTTGATGATTAAAAAgtggtttataaagcataaagtaaCATTAATTTTGGCCCaattcaaaaaatgttttggtgATCTATAAAAGAGATGATTATTTGTAAAACTTGATTCCCATGAATGCTTGCATCTACATACCCATCATTACTGTCCTGCACAACATTAGAATGacttcagcaatggaaaaaCACAATGTGATGATGATCAAATATTATTATTGCAAAAGACAGCTATTGTTGCctgaaaaaactgacaaaaaagaaattagCTACATACCAGTTTTTGGGCCATGTCTGTGAAGTCACATTTATTTGTAGGCAACTCTTTTGGTGGCGTGGCTGAACAAGTAGTAATGAATAATTATGAAAAGACACACATTTATGAACTCATAAACAACATGCATGCATTTGGCCAGTTACAAGAGAAGATGATGCATGTGATGGTGTTGCAGCTTACCCAAAGCTTCACAGGCCACGATGAGTAGAAAGAAAAATGGTCTTCCTTTTGTGGCCATGATAAAAAAGATCTGCCTGGCTGTTGAAGATGAGGACATCTTTCAAAGTGGGAATTAGTATCAACACATATTACAAGTGATTTGCATTATTTGCATTTGGTTTCTTTCCATAACAGAAAAAGTTATCACGTTATATTAGTTCTCTGGTTGTTATGGAACCTGAATCTAAACGAGCCACATCCAGTTTTCTGACATACCTCCTCCTCTGAGGATTTGTGATCTAGTTACCACCTTTGTTTCTCATCCTATGGGAGACTCCCCTGACTTTGGATAATAACATGCTGTGAAAAACATGTTCAGAACGTACATGATGTACTTCTGCTTTCCCTTCTTACTCCATCCCTtctgcacaaacacaaacttgtatttgtatattatatgtatatgtatatgtatattgtatttgcatttgtattttcatattttgccttcatttaatttgtgtttgctTCCCATTGATATGACTTCTCATTTAAATATGCCAAATGATGACCACAAACGGTGgaggaaaaataagaaaaatataataataattacttcTTAAATAACACATGGTCCCAAGACCTTATATAGACTCTTGTAAAGTCAGACAAGAATGTCTAATTACCGTATATATTTGCTGGTTATATAATCACAGATATTCATTATTCATCATAAAATAACCATTGAAACAAAAAGACATGTATTATCAGTATTCATTTCAGCAATGGTACTGCTTCAACATAATTACATACCTGACACTATCAACACACAaagactgaaaaagaaaataaaggactTGAGAACTTGATTTGTGTAATAATTAGTTATTACTTACAGAATCTGCGTCTGCTCCCTGGTAGAGTCTAGAAACaaggcaatttaaaaaaacaggatATCGACAAAGTGAAGATGTGCGTGTTGTTCCTCTGCCTCTTTCTCACGTCTGATGTGAGTTGGCTGGGTGGTTACCTGTCCTCAGTCAAAGCAGGTGTATGGTACTGAtgctatacagtatgtgtgtgtgtgtgtgtgtgtgagtgtgagtgtgtgcatgtgtgtgtgtgagagagagagagagagagagatacagacagacagacagacagacagacagacagacaggggttATGAAATATTTTTATGTCAACCAGGAAATGAACAAACCATTGTTAGACAAAGGTAAGATAACCCTATCAAAGTTGTTGAAGGATTCTTATCGAGTGAAAAAACTACAGCATTCATTCAAATTttttcagaaaaacaaacaaatctgaCACAATGATACACAAAGCTGAGAGACAAGCTGACAGTAGATCATAAAGGAATGAGTCTTGGTTGGACGAGAAgttgtacatttatttttgagGTTATATAACAGGAtgtgataattatttattagaCCATACATCATGTCAATTCACAGCAATGGCTGTTACGCCAAATAAAATGACCTAGCCAAAAACAAAGGAAGATAACTACATGGTAAAAGCTCCATTAACAGTAGCTTTTGAAAATTTAGCGGTGATACCAAACACACTTAAATGTTAAGGCCACTGCAGGTGCAATTGTGATGTCGGCTAGATGCTAAATCCAGTTCAATGGGAAAACCCAACATTAATCTCAGACATTCCATGTCAGTAAACTTTCTCCATAacatttttacttgtttttacaGTCTATAATTTTTCTTTCCCACACAAATGTGAATCTAATTTTCCAATGGCACAAAAATgaatatgtatataaaatgaGGAACAGGATATAAAACATCAGAGAAAGAATatgagagaagacagacagaaaagagaaaaactgaCTACTGACTATAGTATGTCCACTCAACAACTGGGACCACAATGCAGACCACAAAGACTGATGGTTCTGGTGGAAAAGGTAGTTGCAAGCAGTTAACATAAACTACAGCTTTCAGTATATCCCTTCACAATCACATTGGTGATGTGACAACATGATGTGACAAATAGCacagtgtactgtgtgtgtaatACACACAGGACATTCTCTTCTCATTAACCTTTAATCACACTCATTAGGAACCGCCGTTACCATCTTCCCTATTAGCTAACTTCCCGTGTGTGTATGATAGGAAATCTGACATTACAAACAATTACTGGACTAACGCAAATGTATATGTGTCTTTGTTGTTACTAAAATAGAGTCCATACATGAAAGACACAAAGGAGAAGCACTGTGACTGGGTGTGTTTCACTTCATGTTTCCTTCCATTTTGGAGCCAATAACTGCATGGAGGTTTGGGTTGGTGAAGTAATCTGAAAAAGACCATTGACAATTGTTAGTGGGTAAAAATTAAGCATGTGTGcattaacagtttttttttatttggatccccattAGTTATTACTTTGGCAACAACTACACTTCCTTGGGTCCGTTTAAAGGATAAGGCTAGAGTTATTTCAGATTTTTCTTTTAGATTTTTATCATCAATAAATTCCACAAAACTAAAAACCAACTATGTGTTAGTCCATCCCTCATATTTTCTGATGTCCCTACCCTGTCAGTGGCACTCCCTTTCAGTGGCCACAGTCCCATTAATTTCTACTAGATATAAGTTGATGTTTAAAAATGCCTCaaaaagttcaatttttttttaaaggctcagAAAGAAAATTCTAAAGCAGTTGGGCACATACATTTTTAGCTGTTGTTATTTAAACTACATAGAGTCAAAATTGCATTTGTTTCGGTATTTTCTACACCTTTGATGattaaattgttttttgaaaaaaacattagagATCTAAGGCAGTGGTTCCCTAAATTTTCACATAAGGGACAagtaaactgacacaaattagaccatagacccccatctgataggattttAGCTTTTAGATGTTTATTAAAAAAGGTGTATTAAACCCAAAATAGTCATtatgttacttatggatggaattatacTGAAAATAAAGTATTCCCCATTTTGCTGGGAACCCCCTGGAAACCCCAGGCGTCCTTGGTCCCCACTTTGGAAACCATTTTTCTAAGGCACAGATCATAAGGTATGGTAGTAGGATCAATTTATTGTTGTCTCTTCAAGGGACAACTCAATAAAATTACATCATAAACAAACGTGACATAGATAACAATCgaccatgtatgtgtgtgtgtgtgtgtgtgtgtgtgtgtgtgtgtgtgtgtgtgtgtgtgtgtgtgtgtgtgtgtgtgtgagtctgtatATACAACTTACCTGCAGCAAATTCACGGATGTCAGCAGGCATTTTAAGAAGCACATCTCTGTGAGAGGACAGGAAATGTGAATAGTAACTGCACAACTATAGTATGACACCTGTTAAGGAGACTGTGTgagtgatttaaaactaaaagttcacattaaaaagtgataagagATGCAGATATTCCTCAGATATACTCGCTGCCTGAAGCAGAAGAATCTGGGACTAAAGGCTGTTTCTTTAAAAGAAGCTGCATAGAGGCTTAAGACACATTAACCTAAAATCAGCCCAGACTTTGAGTTAatttgtttgtgaatgaatacaTATTGTCAGATTTGAGCAAATGAAACATATTCTGGTAATAACATGATGTTGTATGTAGTAAAATAGGTCACATACATATGTAAAACATATTTGCATTAACCTTTACTTGATAAGGctctaatacatttttttaaagcacataGTTGGGCCTTTTAGAATATATTGAAATATCAATTTGCCTAGGGGAAAATCCTTCTGTCACACATGTAGATTAAATACAGTAGGACCTACTGTTACTATATGTCATTCACTTAAGGTTGCCTCTATTGTTTATTTGCTGGTTTCTTTTATCATACCTTCTATTAAATAGTTAGCAATGAAAAGGAGGACACTACACTAGCTAAGATTAGGAGGAGAAACAAGATCAGATTTCTTACAGATATTTACAAAGGCTGGCATTGATCAATTTGGATTTATTTTATCCTTGAAAGAGCTTGAGCATGTTGGATTTCTTTTCGCCTCAGTCTCGATTAACTAGCAATAGTAAAGATTACCAGCATACACCGtgagcaaaaacaacaaaagatgaGTTAACTGACCTCAGAAAGTCGCCTATCAATACCTCTACTTCTGGATGCGACCTCAAATAATTCTCGTTGTCTATTCTCGTCTTAATCTGAGAATCAAAAGAAAATGCAGGTCAGGCTTGCTAATCAACAGCATTCAAATCAAGCTGCGGTTTgtggctagctaacgttaatgtagTTAGAGTTAGCATTTTAGCGCAGTAAAATTCACCCGGGTGTTAACGTTACCTTGAACTGTTGCAGTTTCTCTTGCTGTTCAGCACTTAATACACCGACGTCAAGTTTCGCCAAACTGCCCTTTCCAGCCATCTTTTCTCTACAGATGTCCGTCTAATGATTTACCTTACCACTTACTGGCACTCTAAAAGTGGTATTTAAACGTTTGAAGCCATATTACGCAGAAAAAATAGTCGCCTGTTACTGACAAAGCTGCGGTCTGGTAAaaactgttgctatggaaaCGACCGCCAGCAATTAAGGGCTGTGTCCGCGAGGTGGCAGCAGATGAGAGGATAACAGACTGGAGCAGGATAACTAGTTTTTCACTGAAGATCATCAACTTTTCTATCATATTAAAAGGTGTTCGCTGAATCTCTTTCCGGAGGAGGGGTGACTGGGGAACTGTTTAGATTTAGCTACATTGTcattaaaaactatttaaaagatCCTTTTGATTTTTGTCTTTTAGTATCCAAACATGCTGATGGGCCTGTAACTCCCTGTTCCTTCCACTCCCTGCGCAATGCGTACACTTTCCCAATGCTTTCTAGACTAAAAATCTACATGACCGTAGACTTGCTGAGTGGTAATTAGATTTTATTAAACTTAATTTCAGATGCAACATGTAAACACAAAACTGAGATAATGGAGGTCTTGAAACTATATTTAAGCACCCACTTCAAGACAGCAAAAAAACAGATGGAAAACATCTTCCAATGCTTAGGCAATTCTTTTTCGAACCTTGTAAAGAATATGTGGAAACTGAAAGGGATGCAAGTGATATATTtgataaaatataattacagtatatacaaacATGAGGTGGTGCTAGACTCAGGCTTGTAATTAGTCCACCTACTCTACAGTTTATCAACACACTATATTGGCACAGACACGGAAAAGACGACTTAAGACAAATATAACAACACAAAGCATTTAGAGGTATTTTAGGCATTAGTTACAGATAGAAAGAGATTCAGACTATACAAGCTCTTCCTGAGTTTGCTTTCAACAGAAGCTCATTGAAGAACCACAACAATCTTAAGTCCATTATCCTTTTGTCATCTGTGACATTGGGTTTGGATAGTTTTATTCCCTTTTGTACCTGCTCATCACTCCCTACggagaaaaaaataacttgTGTTGTTGAAGTGCATGGCTTCTATTCTGTCCTTCACCCActgttctttttcattttctacTTCCTCTTTTTCCACTTTGCTCGGTGGGGGTTCTTGGCAATGAGCAGGGGTAAAGGTCACCAGAGCCTGCCCTTCTGGGGGAGTTGGGGTGGAGGGCGGAGGCTGAGTAGAGTCACCACACTGGGTGATGACACTCAGACTCTGGAGTTTAGACATAAATCTGTCCTTGTGTCTGAAATGGAAAATAGAGAAGTTGACTGATATAATTTGCTTTGGTTTCAAATCGAGAACGCCTATCCACTAACTATTATTTAACTCATGTTATAAATGTATCCATGTCTTGTACAAAAATTCTAttttccatatatatatatatatatatacagtatacactaCCTGAATATGTAGGCAGCCAAAATGACCGACAAGAGAACAAGTGAACCACAGGAGATCCACAGGATGTGACGTGACATCGCTACTCCAGTTGGAGAAGGTTGAGGAACTGCAATAAAGACAGGGGCAGACTGTGAGAAATCCTAATGCCGCTGAATAACATCAGTGCAAGAACATGTTGGGGTGTgactaaatgtgtgtttgtgtgtgtgagataggtGTGTTGAGGCATGTTTCCTGTGGCGTGTTTCGTTGTTGAGCCTCAGTTATTATGATGACATGGCTTCCTGTTGAAACCCAGTGGAGCAGAGGGGGCTTTCAGCACTAACAACATTTAAGAGTTCCTTCTCTCATTCTTCCCTCCCATCTCTCAtgtacacgcacgcacgcacacacgcacgcacacacgcacgcacgcacacacacacacacacacacacacacacacacacacacacacacacacacacacacacacacacacacacacacacacacacacgcacctaaACCAAAGTATTTTACAGTCTGCTAGCCATCTTACCATCAGACACATCTTCATCTGTACCAGAGCCTTCTATGTATACTGGAA
The DNA window shown above is from Perca fluviatilis chromosome 7, GENO_Pfluv_1.0, whole genome shotgun sequence and carries:
- the LOC120562834 gene encoding RIIa domain-containing protein 1 translates to MAGKGSLAKLDVGVLSAEQQEKLQQFKIKTRIDNENYLRSHPEVEVLIGDFLRDVLLKMPADIREFAADYFTNPNLHAVIGSKMEGNMK